A DNA window from Natronosalvus rutilus contains the following coding sequences:
- a CDS encoding DUF262 domain-containing protein: MQTRTETLASLYQDGLFDIPSYQRSYSWEQSQLEDLLVDLQYLPEGSNHFFGNVILDMRDEPYQTDKGRQLNVYDVVDGQQRLTTALILLHVATQFDTVVEESVETDNLIFPVEERPRLLPQDQDEEYFRDSLFGDATLEQTTPSQERLAYAYTFFEKAFEDPPVDVSVREISERLRYNCTINVVEIEGDSEAASIFESLNDRGKPLSTLDKTKSFLMYMDDRSSNRGALEEKIKQRFGSIYKELFVLSNGHDRVSDFDEDSFQRFHWGLYDGYNANEYFDSLGTLKARLRRSYREGDYEGVQTEINAYTTDLREAGSAFAALFHPAQRPAPVETALERLLALGRLANVLPVLMAAQLEYGDEAPKEMADIVHACETLVFRMYAVDNRRSDTGRGRLVRLAHDIRSDGAMRVEDILNRLASITRIYTADDRFERLLRDPEFYKSMSSRDVRYLLSHYSQELGIEVGEYVEHDLEHVLSTDFGVEHILAQNLADEDIPENLREKFEDNVHRLGNLTIASTYWNSSYGNLPFAEKKTAEGDREKEYQSSILRVQQVLANYEEFGRDELEAREQDIIDFALKEWSITTERDSASVSDTEAATRESEYEQLPSDFFKRLTDRQEAFLRILLDADEWVLSEDIRQEIQNEYGLSMGSGGGAMAGILSGFSRKYGKGFTRDLIDIRWTGKQGEYRLNAEYGYEEELRDRLIADPTHT; the protein is encoded by the coding sequence ATGCAAACACGTACCGAGACGCTTGCGTCTCTGTATCAGGACGGCCTGTTCGATATCCCCTCATACCAGCGAAGCTATTCGTGGGAACAATCACAGCTAGAGGACCTTCTGGTCGACCTTCAATATCTTCCCGAGGGCTCGAATCATTTCTTCGGAAACGTCATTCTGGATATGAGAGACGAGCCGTACCAGACGGACAAAGGCCGCCAGCTCAATGTGTACGATGTCGTGGACGGCCAACAGCGATTGACGACGGCGCTCATCTTGCTGCACGTCGCAACACAGTTCGATACTGTCGTCGAGGAGTCGGTGGAGACAGACAACCTAATCTTCCCAGTCGAGGAACGGCCGCGACTGCTGCCACAAGATCAAGACGAGGAATACTTTCGCGATAGCCTGTTTGGCGACGCGACACTAGAGCAGACGACGCCCTCCCAAGAGCGACTTGCTTACGCATACACGTTTTTCGAGAAGGCGTTCGAGGACCCGCCGGTTGACGTCTCGGTGCGAGAAATTTCGGAGCGACTGCGCTACAACTGCACAATCAACGTCGTCGAGATCGAGGGCGACTCTGAGGCGGCGTCCATCTTCGAAAGCCTGAACGATCGCGGGAAGCCGCTCTCCACACTCGATAAGACGAAGAGCTTCCTGATGTACATGGATGACCGGTCAAGCAATCGCGGTGCACTCGAGGAGAAGATCAAACAGCGGTTTGGGAGTATCTATAAGGAACTGTTCGTCCTCTCAAACGGCCACGACCGCGTCAGCGACTTCGACGAGGACAGCTTCCAACGCTTTCACTGGGGCCTCTATGACGGGTACAACGCCAACGAGTATTTCGACAGTCTCGGGACGCTCAAAGCCCGACTTCGACGCTCGTATCGAGAGGGCGATTATGAGGGCGTACAGACAGAGATCAACGCGTACACGACGGATCTGCGAGAAGCTGGGTCAGCCTTTGCTGCCCTGTTCCATCCCGCACAACGCCCTGCTCCCGTCGAGACTGCGCTAGAACGACTACTCGCACTTGGACGGCTCGCGAATGTCCTCCCCGTCCTGATGGCGGCCCAATTGGAGTACGGTGACGAGGCTCCGAAGGAGATGGCGGACATCGTTCACGCCTGTGAGACGCTCGTGTTTCGGATGTACGCCGTCGATAATCGGCGCTCGGATACCGGACGCGGCCGGCTCGTCCGCCTCGCACATGACATCCGTTCAGACGGGGCGATGCGAGTCGAGGATATCCTCAATCGACTTGCGTCTATCACCCGGATCTACACCGCTGATGATCGCTTCGAACGGCTGCTGCGTGATCCCGAGTTCTACAAGTCGATGTCCAGTCGGGACGTCCGATATCTCCTGTCCCACTACAGCCAGGAACTCGGAATTGAGGTGGGGGAGTACGTCGAACACGACCTCGAACATGTCCTCTCGACTGACTTCGGCGTCGAACATATCCTCGCGCAAAACCTCGCCGACGAGGATATACCCGAAAACCTCCGCGAGAAGTTCGAGGACAACGTCCATCGACTCGGCAACCTGACGATCGCCAGCACCTACTGGAATAGCTCCTACGGCAATCTCCCGTTTGCAGAGAAGAAGACTGCAGAAGGCGACCGAGAAAAAGAATATCAATCCTCTATCCTACGGGTGCAGCAGGTATTGGCCAATTATGAGGAGTTCGGGCGAGACGAACTCGAAGCGCGCGAACAGGACATCATTGACTTCGCACTCAAGGAGTGGTCGATCACCACTGAACGCGACAGCGCGAGTGTCTCGGACACTGAGGCCGCGACTCGCGAATCGGAGTACGAGCAGCTACCGAGCGACTTTTTCAAACGTTTGACTGATCGACAGGAGGCGTTTCTCCGAATTCTCTTGGATGCGGACGAGTGGGTCCTAAGTGAAGATATCCGCCAGGAGATACAGAACGAATACGGCCTCTCCATGGGTAGTGGAGGTGGGGCGATGGCCGGTATCCTCTCTGGATTCAGCCGAAAGTACGGGAAGGGGTTCACCCGCGACCTCATCGATATTCGATGGACGGGGAAACAAGGGGAGTACCGTCTGAATGCAGAGTACGGGTACGAAGAGGAACTCCGTGACCGCTTGATTGCGGATCCAACGCACACGTAG
- a CDS encoding DUF6036 family nucleotidyltransferase gives MNSRERFGRNYIEAELQEIADHLHTDVDAYLIGGGAMSLHESSLKDTTKDIDLVVVDEAALSRLMGVLDDLGYEEVTDLGDEYNRLGARHCVQNDAGCQFDVFCRQIVNKLYFSDGMQARSEAFLSDESFSVGLASFDDIFLFKAVAERPDDIGDMATLVQTDLDFDVIEDEIERQVELLGGEQFVTVVSESLERLDQNEGIQTPLDDVVRGYYRHDVYDEDQVTALLERAENDVWLVPAIALQRAVDNEHFENRQPSVPSKTRLDCRTCDRKTDHQFQEFKSLPDETWSGQPRWECQVCQSPRHGPNPR, from the coding sequence ATGAATTCTCGTGAACGATTCGGTCGCAACTATATCGAGGCCGAACTCCAGGAAATCGCAGATCACCTCCATACAGACGTTGATGCCTATCTCATCGGCGGTGGCGCAATGTCACTTCATGAGTCGTCTCTCAAGGACACGACCAAAGATATCGATCTCGTCGTTGTGGATGAGGCAGCCCTTAGCCGTCTAATGGGTGTACTCGACGATCTCGGCTATGAGGAAGTGACTGATCTCGGTGACGAGTACAATCGGTTAGGAGCGCGCCACTGCGTTCAAAACGATGCTGGCTGTCAGTTTGATGTCTTCTGTCGACAAATTGTTAATAAGCTGTATTTCAGTGACGGAATGCAAGCGCGGAGTGAGGCATTTCTTTCAGACGAGTCCTTCTCAGTCGGCCTTGCTTCGTTCGATGATATCTTTCTCTTCAAAGCCGTCGCAGAGCGTCCGGACGATATCGGAGACATGGCGACCCTCGTCCAGACGGATCTTGACTTCGATGTGATCGAAGACGAAATCGAACGTCAAGTAGAGCTCCTCGGCGGTGAACAATTTGTCACGGTGGTCTCCGAATCGCTGGAACGGCTCGATCAGAACGAAGGTATCCAAACACCCCTCGACGATGTCGTTCGGGGGTACTACCGGCACGACGTTTACGACGAAGACCAGGTTACAGCCCTACTCGAGAGGGCCGAGAACGATGTCTGGTTGGTACCAGCAATTGCACTCCAGCGTGCCGTCGACAACGAGCACTTCGAGAATCGTCAACCCAGCGTTCCCTCGAAAACACGGCTTGACTGTCGCACGTGCGATCGAAAGACTGACCATCAGTTCCAGGAGTTCAAGTCTCTCCCAGATGAGACGTGGTCTGGCCAGCCGAGATGGGAGTGCCAGGTATGTCAGTCGCCTCGTCACGGACCAAATCCCCGCTGA
- a CDS encoding PH domain-containing protein, translating into MSESPTIGSETGDWLTLDRDEEIIWSGKPHKSSLIPAFIIGLPLALVLIGLFIIAGSYLHRENTQYVVTTDGLYKKTGIVSRDVQRIDFGKVQNTSYSQGFFGTQFGYGNIDISTAGGSGVEMRFQSVPEPREVQELINKRVKTSRDEPATESGEGKRDVLNEILIELREIRSTLETQQGTAGDTSAKTSNIGNSQEGRSTSEGDSELNESKRTKQAAEPSETDQGTSR; encoded by the coding sequence ATGTCCGAGTCTCCCACTATCGGCTCTGAAACTGGCGACTGGTTAACCCTTGATCGGGACGAAGAGATTATCTGGTCCGGTAAACCTCACAAGAGCAGCCTGATTCCAGCATTCATTATTGGTCTGCCCCTAGCTCTCGTCCTCATTGGGTTATTCATTATTGCCGGATCCTACCTTCACCGTGAGAATACGCAGTATGTTGTGACAACTGATGGGCTGTATAAGAAGACGGGAATCGTCTCTCGTGATGTCCAGCGTATCGATTTCGGAAAGGTCCAGAATACCTCCTACAGTCAGGGTTTTTTCGGCACCCAGTTCGGCTACGGAAACATCGATATCTCAACTGCTGGTGGATCTGGTGTCGAGATGCGGTTCCAGTCAGTGCCCGAACCACGTGAGGTCCAGGAGCTCATCAACAAGCGCGTGAAGACTAGTCGTGATGAACCGGCTACGGAATCCGGCGAAGGAAAGCGTGATGTGCTTAATGAGATCCTCATTGAGCTTAGGGAGATCCGTTCTACTCTTGAGACACAACAGGGGACAGCAGGCGACACTTCAGCCAAAACGTCCAATATCGGCAATTCACAGGAGGGGCGATCGACTAGCGAGGGCGACTCTGAATTGAACGAATCTAAGAGGACCAAACAGGCTGCTGAACCATCCGAAACCGACCAAGGGACGAGCCGATGA
- a CDS encoding PH domain-containing protein — MTESIDPAVPLNSSESVKWTGRPRITTVLPALATGLLLVAFGIVGSVAQETLLLLAVIPIGVVIPLWQYLAVQGTQYVITDQALYVKRGVLTRHVTQANLETIQNSSYNQDIMGSMFGYGSVEFEIAGGNDLSFRAIEDPREIRALVDRTASNNDGLSGNDRRGPDIPGNLAQWQRIRDEIREIRMTIEE; from the coding sequence ATGACGGAGTCGATCGACCCGGCCGTTCCCCTCAACAGCTCCGAATCGGTCAAGTGGACTGGTCGTCCGCGGATTACGACCGTACTTCCAGCACTCGCAACTGGATTGCTGCTCGTCGCCTTCGGAATTGTCGGCAGTGTAGCACAAGAGACGCTACTCCTTCTCGCAGTCATTCCAATCGGTGTAGTAATCCCACTCTGGCAGTATCTGGCTGTACAAGGCACGCAGTACGTGATAACGGACCAAGCACTCTACGTGAAACGTGGCGTATTGACTCGACACGTTACACAGGCAAACCTCGAAACGATTCAGAACAGTTCCTATAATCAAGATATTATGGGATCGATGTTTGGATACGGCTCCGTTGAGTTTGAGATAGCCGGTGGGAATGATCTCTCATTTCGGGCGATAGAAGATCCCCGTGAAATCCGAGCACTCGTCGATCGGACAGCATCGAACAATGACGGACTCAGTGGGAATGATCGACGAGGGCCAGATATTCCAGGCAATTTGGCTCAGTGGCAACGGATCCGGGATGAAATCCGTGAGATCCGCATGACGATCGAAGAATAA
- a CDS encoding hemolysin family protein, whose product MVNVALSAAQIVLALFLVALNGFFVAAEFAFVRIRGTSVDQLVEEGRPGSGTLQEVMTNLDNYLATTQLGITIASLGLGWVGEPAVAALIEPVLEPVLPANLIHLVAFAVGFSIITFLHVVFGELAPKTIAIAKTERLSLFLAPPMKAFYYILYPGIVVFNGAANAFTRSLGVPPASETDETLGERELLRVLTRSGEGGNIDVAEVTMIERVFDLDDTVVREVMVPRPDVVSVPADATLSELHSTVLEAGHTRYPVLDANDGDQVIGFVDVKDVLRAEVDDGDAEIVGDIAREILIVPETMAISDLLIQFREDRQQMAAVIDEWGAFEGIATVEDIVEALVGDLRDGFDLDEREHSIRQRDDGGYDIDGGVPLSKVSDTLDGDFDSEAVETIGGLVLGRLNRAPEPGDRVEIDGHVVEVTSVEGARISTVWVHGRDIDDPAVD is encoded by the coding sequence ATGGTAAACGTCGCGCTTTCAGCGGCACAAATCGTCTTAGCGCTGTTTCTCGTGGCGCTCAACGGCTTTTTTGTCGCAGCAGAGTTCGCCTTCGTTCGGATTCGGGGAACGTCGGTTGACCAACTCGTCGAGGAGGGGCGGCCCGGCTCGGGAACGCTCCAAGAAGTGATGACGAATCTCGACAACTACCTCGCCACGACGCAACTCGGTATCACCATCGCCTCGCTCGGGTTGGGATGGGTCGGCGAACCCGCCGTGGCGGCGCTCATCGAACCCGTACTGGAACCGGTTCTCCCCGCAAATCTCATCCATCTCGTCGCGTTCGCAGTCGGCTTTAGTATCATCACGTTTCTCCACGTCGTCTTCGGTGAGCTCGCGCCGAAGACGATCGCAATTGCCAAGACCGAGCGACTCTCGCTGTTCCTCGCCCCGCCCATGAAGGCCTTCTATTACATACTCTATCCGGGAATTGTCGTCTTCAACGGGGCGGCCAACGCGTTCACGCGGTCGCTCGGTGTGCCACCCGCTTCCGAAACGGATGAGACACTCGGTGAGCGGGAACTCCTTCGGGTACTAACACGATCGGGCGAGGGCGGGAACATTGACGTGGCAGAAGTGACGATGATCGAGCGCGTCTTCGATCTTGACGACACCGTGGTGCGGGAGGTCATGGTCCCAAGGCCGGACGTGGTGAGCGTTCCGGCGGATGCCACGCTCTCCGAACTACATTCGACCGTCTTAGAGGCCGGTCACACGCGCTATCCGGTTCTTGACGCCAACGACGGTGACCAGGTGATTGGATTCGTCGATGTCAAGGACGTGTTGCGAGCAGAGGTGGACGATGGGGATGCCGAGATAGTCGGTGACATCGCCCGCGAGATTCTCATCGTCCCGGAGACGATGGCAATTAGCGATCTCCTGATACAGTTCAGGGAGGATCGGCAGCAGATGGCCGCAGTCATCGACGAGTGGGGAGCGTTCGAGGGGATTGCGACGGTCGAAGACATCGTCGAGGCCCTCGTCGGGGATCTTCGGGACGGGTTCGATCTCGATGAGCGCGAACATTCGATACGCCAGCGTGACGATGGGGGGTACGACATTGACGGCGGAGTCCCATTGTCGAAAGTTTCCGACACCCTCGATGGCGACTTCGATAGCGAAGCGGTCGAAACGATCGGTGGGCTGGTGCTGGGACGACTCAATCGCGCGCCAGAACCTGGCGACCGCGTCGAGATCGACGGTCACGTCGTTGAGGTGACGAGCGTCGAGGGGGCCCGAATTTCGACGGTATGGGTCCACGGAAGAGATATCGACGATCCAGCAGTGGACTGA
- a CDS encoding endonuclease/exonuclease/phosphatase family protein, with product MRVLTWNVKGAFPYQAEDEIAAQFEYLKNLNKKPDLLMLNEVNQYRREFIRNLVTDELGYEGVVDTLSWANELRDSEVPPHHGIGHTNGNLTAVRDPDCIEHTPLELFDETYDNEDIKHLSTHYPEKILVTTCELAGLEIEVWNVRAVPGSMKGEEKIKIFETVFQRILNGEERHRILAGDFNSPDKELADGQAVTYIDDKDPKIRDRWRNAALNILKGLGHVGMVDVFRYQWGYGDVDTLDESFGNSRFDHIIASEELNPVDCFYDRESFEYSDHAALIADFDP from the coding sequence ATGCGAGTACTCACCTGGAACGTCAAGGGGGCGTTCCCATACCAAGCAGAGGATGAAATCGCGGCGCAGTTTGAGTATCTCAAGAATCTAAATAAAAAGCCAGATTTGCTAATGCTGAACGAGGTGAACCAGTACAGGCGGGAGTTCATCCGTAACCTGGTTACCGACGAATTAGGGTACGAGGGAGTCGTAGACACACTCTCGTGGGCAAACGAATTGCGTGACAGTGAGGTTCCCCCACATCATGGCATCGGTCATACGAATGGGAATTTAACCGCTGTGCGTGACCCTGATTGCATCGAGCACACTCCCTTGGAACTCTTCGATGAAACGTACGACAACGAGGATATCAAGCATCTGTCCACACACTACCCCGAAAAGATCCTCGTCACAACGTGTGAACTCGCGGGTTTAGAGATCGAAGTCTGGAATGTGCGGGCTGTCCCGGGGAGTATGAAGGGCGAAGAGAAAATCAAAATCTTCGAGACAGTCTTCCAGCGGATTCTCAACGGTGAAGAGCGGCACCGGATTCTCGCGGGTGATTTCAACTCACCCGATAAGGAGTTGGCCGATGGCCAGGCGGTCACCTACATCGACGATAAGGACCCAAAAATCCGCGATCGGTGGCGAAATGCGGCGCTGAATATCCTCAAGGGACTGGGCCACGTAGGGATGGTGGACGTGTTTCGGTATCAATGGGGATACGGTGACGTGGACACGCTTGACGAAAGCTTCGGCAACAGCCGGTTTGACCACATCATCGCCTCCGAGGAATTGAACCCGGTTGATTGCTTCTACGACCGAGAGTCATTCGAATACAGCGACCACGCCGCACTCATCGCCGATTTCGATCCCTGA
- a CDS encoding ArdC family protein — protein MSLSSCTRETFDDSDTRHDEMHSTIEMWLEDLIEEVDDAVSSDQFREWLDIQSEFHDYSPRNTLLIQLQCPHATRVAGYRTWQNEFDRHVSEGEKAIWIWAPIIARKCPECGNSSSYHERSDCEYDETEPDGWSKGLVGFRPAPVFDVSQTEGEPLPKLETEATGDAEELAPALLEAATSLEIEVEVVSVKEWAHGRAKGVCQYRSDANPLVEVHDRENQADLAVTLVHEYAHAMLHGGVDDETERSKRELEAEAVGYIVGRYFGLDTSGSAFYVAAWQGEDTDAILDRLQRISSTAQTIIDIIDVVIDGE, from the coding sequence ATGAGTCTGAGCAGTTGCACCCGAGAAACGTTCGATGATTCGGACACCCGACACGATGAGATGCACAGCACGATCGAGATGTGGCTTGAGGACTTGATCGAAGAAGTCGATGACGCAGTCTCGAGCGACCAGTTCAGAGAGTGGCTCGACATCCAGAGTGAGTTCCACGACTACTCGCCTCGAAACACTCTCTTGATCCAACTCCAGTGTCCGCACGCGACTCGAGTCGCTGGCTACCGAACGTGGCAGAACGAGTTCGATCGACACGTGAGTGAAGGCGAGAAAGCAATCTGGATCTGGGCACCGATCATCGCGAGGAAGTGCCCCGAGTGTGGAAACTCATCGTCGTACCACGAACGAAGTGACTGTGAATACGACGAAACTGAACCCGACGGGTGGTCAAAGGGACTGGTGGGATTTCGACCAGCACCTGTGTTCGATGTTTCACAGACAGAAGGGGAGCCATTACCCAAACTTGAGACGGAAGCGACGGGAGACGCTGAGGAGCTGGCCCCAGCGCTCCTCGAGGCAGCAACTTCACTCGAGATCGAGGTTGAGGTCGTCTCTGTGAAAGAATGGGCTCACGGGAGAGCGAAGGGCGTCTGTCAGTATCGATCAGATGCAAATCCACTCGTCGAGGTTCACGACCGCGAGAATCAGGCCGATCTCGCAGTAACGCTCGTCCACGAGTATGCACACGCTATGTTACATGGTGGTGTCGACGATGAAACCGAGCGGTCGAAACGTGAACTCGAGGCCGAAGCCGTCGGCTACATCGTCGGTCGTTACTTTGGGCTGGATACGAGTGGGTCGGCGTTCTACGTTGCTGCGTGGCAAGGTGAGGATACAGACGCAATCCTCGATCGTCTTCAACGGATTAGCTCGACCGCCCAGACGATCATCGACATCATCGACGTGGTGATCGATGGCGAGTGA
- a CDS encoding TRAM domain-containing protein: protein MEIPDNLLCLFNAEIVEEDGSYFIEIPNQEVAFGDVTVGEVYRAALLGSGAEAKTDRTPQRESDGPTPPVETGETRTVDIEGTGEQGDGIARVERGYVVIVPDTEKGERVTIEITDVKETVAFAEVLEREEYYP from the coding sequence ATGGAAATTCCCGACAACTTACTGTGCCTATTCAATGCCGAGATTGTGGAAGAAGACGGTTCATATTTTATCGAGATACCCAACCAAGAGGTGGCGTTCGGAGACGTCACAGTTGGAGAAGTGTATCGAGCCGCACTGCTTGGATCAGGAGCCGAAGCCAAAACAGACCGTACACCACAGCGGGAGAGCGATGGACCTACCCCACCAGTCGAAACTGGTGAGACCCGCACTGTCGATATCGAAGGTACCGGAGAGCAAGGTGATGGAATTGCACGTGTCGAACGAGGGTATGTGGTGATCGTTCCCGATACGGAGAAAGGAGAGCGCGTAACCATCGAAATCACTGATGTCAAAGAGACCGTCGCCTTCGCTGAAGTTCTCGAGCGAGAAGAATACTACCCCTGA